From one Sulfurovum sp. UBA12169 genomic stretch:
- the recA gene encoding recombinase RecA: protein MAMDANKQKALDMAIKQIDKTFGKGTLMRLGDKEFEPIETISTGSIGLDMALGIGGIPQGRIIEIYGPESSGKTTLSLQTIASAQAQGMICAFIDAEHALDVVYAKNLGVDTDNLLVSQPDFGEQALDVLETLARSGAVGLIVVDSVAALTPKSEIEGDMGDTHVGLQARLMSQALRKLTAILHKTNTTVIFINQIRMKIGTMGYGSPETTTGGNALKFYCSVRIDVRRIATLKQGESQIGNRVKAKVVKNKVAPPFRQAEFDIMFGEGISQTGELIDYGVKLDIIDKSGAWFSFGAEKLGQGKENAKLTIKENPQLRTQIEAKVKEALGVSGSTFSMEQDEITEED, encoded by the coding sequence ATGGCAATGGATGCAAACAAACAAAAAGCACTGGATATGGCAATCAAGCAGATAGACAAGACCTTTGGAAAAGGGACGCTGATGAGATTGGGAGACAAAGAGTTTGAGCCCATTGAAACCATCTCGACCGGATCTATTGGGCTTGATATGGCATTGGGGATCGGAGGCATTCCTCAGGGAAGAATTATAGAAATATACGGTCCTGAATCATCGGGCAAAACAACGCTTTCTTTGCAGACAATCGCATCTGCGCAAGCACAAGGAATGATTTGTGCGTTTATTGATGCAGAACATGCATTGGATGTTGTGTATGCTAAAAATTTAGGGGTAGATACGGACAACCTGCTGGTGTCTCAGCCCGACTTCGGAGAGCAGGCGCTTGACGTACTTGAAACATTGGCAAGAAGCGGCGCGGTAGGACTTATCGTGGTGGATTCTGTGGCTGCATTGACACCAAAAAGCGAGATAGAAGGGGATATGGGAGATACACATGTAGGGCTTCAGGCACGACTCATGTCTCAGGCGCTTCGTAAACTTACAGCAATCTTGCACAAAACAAATACCACGGTCATTTTCATTAATCAAATTCGTATGAAAATCGGTACAATGGGGTACGGATCTCCTGAAACAACGACAGGCGGAAATGCATTAAAGTTCTACTGTTCGGTAAGAATAGATGTGCGTCGTATAGCAACGCTTAAACAAGGGGAGTCACAGATAGGCAACCGCGTTAAAGCTAAAGTCGTTAAAAATAAGGTAGCTCCTCCGTTTAGACAAGCAGAGTTTGATATTATGTTTGGAGAGGGAATTTCTCAAACAGGAGAGTTGATCGATTATGGCGTAAAGCTTGATATTATTGATAAATCGGGCGCTTGGTTTAGCTTTGGTGCAGAAAAATTGGGCCAGGGAAAAGAAAACGCAAAACTGACCATCAAGGAAAATCCACAATTGCGCACCCAGATTGAAGCAAAAGTTAAAGAGGCTTTGGGGGTAAGCGGCAGCACATTTAGCATGGAGCAAGATGAGATCACAGAAGAGGATTAA
- a CDS encoding succinate--CoA ligase: MIHTIQLAHSPDADDIFMYYAIKFGWVNTKDYMFENIALDIETLNTEALKGTYDVSAISFGMYPLIKDEYALLRTAVSFGEGYGPKLIRLKNKRLKHNFKVALSGKYTTNAMLFRIYYPQARPVYMDFLEIEEAVVSGKVDAGVLIHESILNFDESLEVEKEMWDIWEELAGKGLPLPLGGMALRRSLPLNRAIDIEDILISGVKVANERKKELCAKLVSDNLVRIGNTMLEKYLDMYASEESIELSKLQIKALDKLYQIGFEHRLWELPLQTEDYLIPKTYKALRNS; encoded by the coding sequence ATGATACATACCATACAACTAGCACACTCTCCTGATGCAGACGATATCTTTATGTATTATGCTATTAAATTTGGCTGGGTAAATACCAAAGATTACATGTTTGAAAATATCGCACTAGACATAGAAACACTCAATACAGAAGCACTCAAAGGGACTTATGATGTTTCTGCCATTAGTTTTGGAATGTATCCGCTCATCAAAGACGAATACGCCTTGTTGCGTACGGCAGTCAGTTTTGGTGAAGGATACGGTCCCAAACTTATCCGCCTTAAAAACAAAAGACTTAAACACAACTTCAAAGTAGCGCTTTCGGGCAAATATACTACCAATGCCATGCTTTTTAGAATCTATTATCCTCAAGCGCGTCCCGTCTATATGGACTTTTTGGAAATAGAAGAAGCCGTAGTAAGCGGAAAAGTTGATGCAGGAGTTTTAATCCATGAGTCAATCTTGAATTTTGATGAGAGTTTGGAGGTTGAAAAAGAGATGTGGGATATCTGGGAAGAGCTCGCGGGCAAAGGCTTGCCTCTTCCTTTGGGCGGCATGGCTCTAAGGAGAAGTCTTCCTCTCAATCGCGCCATTGATATCGAAGACATTCTTATATCGGGTGTCAAAGTAGCCAATGAAAGAAAAAAAGAGCTTTGCGCCAAACTGGTTTCAGATAACCTTGTTCGCATCGGCAACACTATGCTCGAAAAATATCTTGACATGTATGCTTCGGAGGAGTCAATAGAGCTTTCCAAGCTGCAGATAAAAGCCTTGGACAAACTCTATCAAATCGGTTTTGAGCACAGACTGTGGGAGCTTCCTCTTCAGACAGAAGATTATCTAATCCCCAAAACGTATAAAGCTTTACGAAATAGCTAA
- a CDS encoding UDP-N-acetylenolpyruvoylglucosamine reductase yields the protein MYRLLLKKEGNFLFFKTIDFSKYSSIKIGQPAKVLMIEEDDQIPQDRYLIGGANNLLLSPNPPRLMMLSKDFSAISQKDDMLTIGAAIPTGRMVSYAKKHNISGFEFCSKLPGTLGGMLAMNAGVKEYEIFNILHSVEINGKWILAEEIEYGYRFAKLGGIATRARFKIQKGFDQELLKNLLNLRSNQPSLPSAGSIFKNPKDDYAGRLIEATGLKGAKKGDMQWSEMHANFLVNLGKGSFRDALYLINLAKEKVHNTFGVDLQEEIKIL from the coding sequence ATGTACCGTTTACTGCTCAAAAAGGAAGGAAATTTCTTGTTTTTTAAAACCATAGATTTTTCTAAGTATTCCAGCATCAAAATAGGACAGCCTGCCAAAGTTCTCATGATAGAAGAAGATGATCAAATCCCTCAAGACAGATATCTCATAGGAGGGGCAAACAACCTTCTTCTTTCCCCCAATCCCCCACGGCTGATGATGCTAAGTAAAGATTTTTCCGCTATTAGCCAAAAAGATGATATGCTCACCATCGGCGCAGCTATACCCACCGGGCGTATGGTTTCTTATGCGAAAAAACACAATATTTCCGGATTTGAATTCTGCTCAAAGCTTCCAGGAACTCTTGGAGGAATGCTGGCGATGAATGCAGGAGTTAAAGAATATGAAATCTTTAATATTTTGCATTCTGTTGAAATAAACGGCAAATGGATTCTAGCAGAAGAAATTGAATATGGGTATCGATTTGCAAAACTTGGAGGGATAGCTACGCGCGCGCGCTTTAAGATTCAAAAGGGCTTTGATCAAGAACTATTGAAAAATCTTCTAAATTTGCGTTCAAATCAGCCTTCTCTTCCAAGTGCAGGCTCAATCTTTAAAAATCCAAAAGACGACTATGCCGGCAGGCTTATAGAAGCAACCGGCCTTAAAGGAGCAAAAAAGGGAGATATGCAATGGAGCGAAATGCATGCAAACTTTTTAGTTAACCTAGGAAAAGGCAGCTTCCGCGATGCCTTATATTTGATAAATCTAGCCAAAGAAAAAGTACACAATACGTTTGGCGTCGACCTGCAAGAAGAGATTAAAATTCTCTAG
- a CDS encoding lipid hydroperoxide peroxidase — MATVTFKNDIVCNLAGTQINVGDKAPTVTVVNCNPMLQNETVGGEGKVQMVIAVPSLDTGVCDAETRRFNQEAASLEGVEVVTVSMDLPFAAARWCGAAGIDNIKVCSDFRNKDFANAYGVLLADGPLAGITARAIFVVGKDGNVAYKQLVPEITSEPNYEEALTAAKEAASK, encoded by the coding sequence ATGGCAACAGTAACATTCAAAAACGATATCGTATGCAACTTGGCAGGAACGCAAATCAATGTGGGCGATAAAGCGCCAACGGTAACAGTGGTAAACTGTAATCCAATGCTCCAAAACGAGACAGTCGGCGGCGAAGGAAAAGTACAAATGGTTATAGCAGTACCGTCACTTGATACAGGTGTGTGTGACGCTGAAACAAGAAGATTTAACCAGGAAGCGGCGAGCCTAGAAGGTGTAGAAGTTGTTACTGTGTCTATGGATCTGCCATTTGCAGCAGCGAGATGGTGCGGCGCAGCCGGAATCGATAATATTAAGGTATGTTCAGATTTTAGAAATAAAGATTTTGCAAATGCTTACGGTGTGCTGTTGGCCGATGGTCCTTTGGCGGGCATAACAGCCAGAGCGATCTTTGTTGTCGGAAAAGACGGCAATGTGGCTTATAAGCAACTTGTACCGGAAATTACTTCCGAACCTAACTATGAAGAAGCACTTACTGCTGCAAAAGAAGCTGCTTCAAAATAA
- a CDS encoding sulfide:quinone reductase, whose protein sequence is MAKVLVLGGGFAGIEAAIYLRKNELDVTLVSDRDYFYIYPTSIWIPTGGATKEDVSIPLDKLAMKHGFMLIVDPVTQFEAEEKKVTLQSGRILEGYDYIVVALGQDKIQHPGMEHTLSICGKPEEATMLHERLNALIAKGEGKIAIGFGGNPKDTSAVRGGPAFEVLFNIDTLLKKKGLRERFALTFFAPMEKPGAKMGEKALYMMDKMFKMYNIQTKIGSKIARFENDGIYFEDETKLDSDLTMFISAGTGHNVLTSSGLPLSDTGFVVTNEYNEVEGLEGIYAIGDSASLMGPEWRAKQGHVAEVMARNTAYNIFQRIQNIDSKLSYMEHLNILCVMDTGSGAAFVYRDDRGGKMIPLPWIGHWMKKGWGWYCKNSKLGNIPRLPGM, encoded by the coding sequence ATGGCAAAAGTATTGGTATTGGGCGGCGGATTTGCAGGTATTGAAGCAGCAATCTATTTGCGCAAAAACGAACTGGACGTAACATTGGTGAGTGACCGGGACTATTTTTATATTTACCCTACATCAATTTGGATTCCTACCGGAGGCGCAACAAAAGAGGACGTGAGTATTCCTTTAGATAAATTAGCAATGAAGCACGGGTTTATGCTGATCGTAGATCCTGTCACACAGTTTGAGGCGGAAGAAAAAAAAGTAACGCTTCAAAGCGGGCGTATTTTGGAAGGATATGACTATATCGTCGTTGCATTGGGTCAAGATAAAATACAGCATCCGGGTATGGAGCATACGCTTTCTATTTGCGGAAAGCCTGAAGAAGCCACCATGCTTCATGAGCGCCTAAACGCCTTAATAGCCAAAGGGGAAGGAAAGATTGCCATAGGCTTTGGCGGCAACCCGAAAGATACTTCTGCCGTACGCGGAGGCCCTGCATTTGAGGTACTTTTTAACATAGATACCTTGCTTAAGAAAAAAGGATTGAGAGAGCGTTTTGCTCTTACCTTTTTTGCTCCTATGGAAAAACCTGGTGCGAAGATGGGCGAAAAAGCGCTGTATATGATGGACAAGATGTTTAAAATGTACAATATCCAAACAAAAATAGGCTCAAAGATTGCACGCTTTGAGAATGACGGTATTTATTTCGAAGATGAAACGAAACTGGATTCTGATTTGACCATGTTTATTTCCGCAGGCACAGGCCACAATGTACTGACTTCTTCCGGACTGCCTCTTAGCGATACCGGATTTGTCGTTACAAATGAATATAATGAAGTCGAAGGCTTGGAAGGTATTTATGCCATTGGGGATTCGGCTTCACTGATGGGGCCCGAATGGAGAGCAAAGCAGGGACATGTGGCCGAGGTAATGGCAAGAAATACAGCCTATAATATTTTTCAGCGTATCCAAAATATCGATTCAAAACTAAGCTACATGGAGCATCTTAATATTTTGTGTGTTATGGATACAGGCAGCGGCGCGGCTTTTGTTTACAGGGATGACAGAGGCGGCAAAATGATACCGTTGCCGTGGATTGGGCATTGGATGAAAAAAGGATGGGGATGGTATTGTAAAAATTCAAAGCTTGGAAATATCCCAAGACTCCCAGGTATGTAA
- the ccoG gene encoding cytochrome c oxidase accessory protein CcoG encodes METSIEKTQEAKKNKVKEYLKGWVPYRIKRYWVYAAATIVAILIPWITIGGNHLFLLSFDQKKLHLAGVAFDMQELYLMPFLLMLLFLGIFAVTAVGGRAWCGWACPQTIFRVIYRDGIETKLLGLRKRIKNKQQEPDMSKAENKVKKVIAILLWSVLAFIAAANFLWYFVPPEDFFQYIQNPDEHMMLIGFLLSIAGFLIVDVVFIKEDFCVYVCPYSRVQSVLYDDDTVMAVYDPVRGGEIYQGHGQGRQKLFTKQKELQAVMPSAECTTCESCVTVCPTHIDIRKGLQLECINCLECVDACTQVMGALGKPSLVQWSSEKETLRHEGKTNYLRPKVIAYFVVLALVLVALFAMGSKKEHMLLNVNKTTRLYKILDHGVVENDYLFLFANTDSKKHTYTFEIVGNDKIEIERPKEPFELAAGQKRKKVVVLKTSHMLANDMRKDVPIPVKIKAYAVDDKENIIVERDTVFVYPRADLIKK; translated from the coding sequence ATGGAAACATCAATAGAGAAGACGCAAGAAGCAAAGAAAAATAAAGTAAAAGAATATCTTAAGGGATGGGTGCCGTATAGAATTAAGCGGTATTGGGTGTATGCGGCAGCGACGATTGTTGCGATCTTGATTCCTTGGATCACAATCGGAGGCAATCATCTTTTTTTGCTGAGTTTTGATCAGAAAAAATTGCATTTGGCAGGAGTGGCATTTGATATGCAAGAGCTTTATTTGATGCCATTTTTGCTTATGCTTTTATTTTTGGGGATATTTGCTGTCACGGCAGTAGGCGGAAGAGCATGGTGCGGCTGGGCATGCCCCCAAACAATTTTTAGGGTTATTTATAGAGACGGCATCGAAACAAAGCTTTTAGGGCTTAGAAAACGTATCAAAAATAAGCAGCAAGAGCCTGATATGAGCAAGGCGGAGAATAAAGTAAAAAAAGTGATCGCAATTTTGCTTTGGTCTGTGTTGGCGTTTATTGCGGCGGCTAATTTTCTATGGTATTTTGTGCCGCCTGAAGACTTTTTTCAGTATATACAAAATCCGGATGAGCATATGATGCTTATAGGCTTTTTGCTTAGTATTGCCGGTTTCTTGATCGTGGATGTTGTGTTTATCAAAGAAGACTTTTGTGTCTATGTTTGTCCCTATAGCCGAGTGCAGTCGGTACTTTATGATGATGATACGGTGATGGCTGTATATGATCCTGTCCGCGGGGGAGAAATCTACCAAGGGCACGGGCAAGGCCGTCAAAAACTGTTTACAAAACAAAAAGAGCTCCAGGCTGTCATGCCGAGTGCAGAGTGTACGACCTGTGAAAGCTGTGTAACGGTATGCCCTACGCACATTGATATCCGCAAAGGGCTGCAGCTTGAATGTATCAACTGTCTTGAGTGCGTGGATGCCTGTACTCAGGTAATGGGGGCGCTGGGCAAACCGAGTTTGGTGCAGTGGTCCAGCGAAAAAGAGACGCTTAGGCATGAAGGCAAAACCAACTATTTGAGACCAAAAGTCATCGCTTATTTTGTAGTGCTTGCTCTGGTTCTTGTGGCGCTTTTTGCAATGGGAAGCAAAAAAGAGCATATGCTTTTAAATGTCAATAAAACAACAAGGCTTTATAAAATACTTGATCATGGCGTGGTAGAGAATGATTATCTTTTCTTGTTTGCCAACACTGACAGCAAAAAGCATACCTATACATTTGAAATCGTAGGGAATGACAAAATAGAGATCGAAAGACCAAAAGAACCTTTTGAATTGGCTGCCGGCCAAAAAAGGAAAAAAGTCGTGGTCCTGAAGACATCTCATATGCTTGCAAATGATATGAGAAAAGATGTTCCGATTCCCGTCAAGATAAAAGCATATGCCGTGGATGATAAAGAAAATATTATCGTCGAAAGGGATACGGTTTTTGTTTACCCTCGTGCGGATTTAATTAAAAAATAA
- the moaC gene encoding cyclic pyranopterin monophosphate synthase MoaC — protein MNLTHLDEQNKPKMVDVSGKENTLRIATASGIIEVGQEAYDSVVANTAKKGPVLQTAVVAAIQGTKQTSTLIPMCHPLMLTSVKTDIEELPELPGFRLTVTAKLNGQTGVEMEALTGVSVGLLTIYDMLKAIDKGMIIRNVQLEQKSGGKSGEFRRKTTR, from the coding sequence GTGAATCTTACACATTTAGACGAACAAAACAAACCAAAAATGGTGGATGTATCCGGAAAAGAGAATACCTTACGTATTGCCACCGCAAGCGGCATTATCGAGGTAGGACAAGAAGCATACGATAGTGTAGTTGCCAATACGGCAAAAAAGGGACCCGTATTGCAGACTGCCGTAGTTGCTGCCATACAAGGCACCAAACAAACCAGCACACTCATTCCAATGTGCCACCCCCTAATGCTCACCTCTGTAAAAACCGATATTGAAGAGCTGCCGGAACTGCCCGGTTTTAGACTGACAGTTACAGCCAAGCTCAACGGTCAAACCGGCGTAGAAATGGAAGCGCTCACCGGCGTAAGCGTGGGGCTGCTCACCATTTATGATATGCTTAAAGCTATTGACAAGGGTATGATTATCAGAAACGTACAGCTAGAACAAAAATCCGGAGGAAAAAGCGGTGAGTTTAGAAGAAAAACAACCCGATAA
- a CDS encoding DUF493 domain-containing protein, whose product MSLEEKQPDKPQIHYPTRWGFKLIGRDKKKLLACIKEAMGEKEHLCSMGNASKTGKFHSYNASCEVESKEERDRIFKYFQDHKNVDMVI is encoded by the coding sequence GTGAGTTTAGAAGAAAAACAACCCGATAAACCGCAAATACACTATCCTACGCGGTGGGGATTTAAATTAATTGGGCGCGACAAAAAGAAACTTCTTGCCTGCATCAAAGAAGCGATGGGGGAAAAAGAGCACCTTTGCTCAATGGGCAACGCATCCAAAACAGGTAAATTTCATAGCTACAATGCCAGTTGTGAAGTTGAAAGCAAAGAAGAACGGGATCGAATATTTAAATATTTTCAAGACCATAAAAATGTGGATATGGTCATCTAA
- a CDS encoding inositol monophosphatase, which yields MNKIDRLKQIAKEAGEIVKEGYYAKKEVFHKGVVDLVTSYDVKTENFLLKALKDCFPDYHLIGEESHHGSYLHDKAVYIDPIDGTTNFIHGIPHLAISLGVWEGGEPCLAVVYNPILDEMFWAEKGKGSYCNKIPLQVSAQPILQQSLIATGFPYAKVNQGIEYRWAINSLAKLLPRIRDIRRLGAASLDLCYLAQGKVDAFYEIDLKPWDVAGGILILLEAGGKVTDACNEPFAFDGKSIVASNGKVHAALLEHLEKI from the coding sequence ATGAATAAAATAGACAGACTAAAACAGATAGCCAAAGAAGCCGGAGAGATAGTAAAAGAAGGTTATTATGCTAAAAAAGAAGTATTCCATAAAGGAGTGGTTGATCTTGTTACGTCCTATGACGTTAAAACCGAAAATTTTTTACTAAAAGCGCTTAAGGATTGTTTTCCTGATTACCATTTGATAGGAGAAGAGAGCCATCACGGAAGCTACCTGCACGACAAAGCTGTCTATATAGATCCTATTGACGGCACAACCAATTTTATTCATGGTATTCCTCATCTTGCAATCTCTTTAGGGGTCTGGGAAGGCGGAGAACCCTGTCTTGCTGTGGTTTACAATCCGATTTTAGATGAAATGTTTTGGGCAGAAAAAGGGAAAGGTTCCTACTGCAACAAAATTCCCTTGCAAGTCAGCGCACAACCAATACTTCAGCAATCTCTTATTGCCACAGGGTTTCCTTACGCCAAAGTCAATCAAGGCATTGAGTACCGCTGGGCAATCAACAGCCTGGCAAAACTTCTTCCTCGCATAAGAGATATTCGCCGATTGGGAGCCGCTTCCCTCGATCTTTGCTATTTGGCGCAAGGCAAAGTGGATGCATTTTATGAGATAGACCTAAAGCCCTGGGATGTTGCAGGGGGCATTTTAATACTCTTAGAGGCGGGCGGAAAAGTAACCGATGCCTGCAATGAGCCTTTTGCTTTTGACGGTAAAAGTATCGTTGCAAGCAATGGAAAAGTACATGCTGCCCTGCTGGAACATCTAGAGAAAATTTAA
- a CDS encoding signal peptidase II, whose product MRPFFIFFLVAIGTFIVDQGIKLIFLEGYNYTGKCIDLQLHFNRGVAFSMFEFLGDYLKWIQTLLIAGIAYVVVKEGYVKRYAFPLGLLMGGALGNVYDRFVHGGVVDYVAWHCGFKFAVFNYADVAIDAAVIWIVIQHYFFSDSIKTK is encoded by the coding sequence ATGAGACCATTTTTCATATTTTTTCTTGTGGCCATAGGTACTTTTATTGTCGATCAGGGCATAAAATTGATTTTTTTAGAGGGCTATAACTATACAGGCAAATGCATAGATTTGCAATTGCATTTCAATCGGGGTGTGGCCTTTTCTATGTTTGAATTTTTAGGGGATTATCTAAAGTGGATACAAACTCTTTTGATTGCAGGCATAGCTTATGTTGTCGTCAAAGAGGGATACGTGAAGCGGTATGCTTTCCCGCTTGGTTTGCTGATGGGGGGAGCGTTGGGAAACGTGTATGATCGTTTTGTGCATGGAGGCGTGGTGGACTATGTTGCATGGCACTGCGGGTTTAAATTTGCGGTGTTTAACTATGCAGATGTAGCGATCGATGCGGCTGTAATATGGATAGTTATACAGCATTACTTTTTTTCCGACAGTATCAAAACAAAATAG
- a CDS encoding phosphoglucosamine mutase produces MTLFGTDGVRGKAGKKISAVSAMRLAMATGIYFKASAKTNKILVGKDTRRSGYMIENAIVSGLTAVGFDVIQIGPMPTPAIAFLTENMRCDAGIMISASHNPYYDNGIKFFDAHGNKLNRDKEEQIEAIYEDDDAILRAQATGKEIGKSKRIDDVIGRYIVHIKNSFPTSMTLAGKRVVIDCANGAGYIVGPTILQELGADVIVIGDKPNGFNINEGCGAMHPELLAKAVVEYRADVGIALDGDADRLVMVDEKGEIVDGDKLIAVLAIHLESEGKLRGGGVVATVMSNQGLDEYLSSKNLTLYRSNVGDKHVVELMQNKGINFGGEQSGHIIFLDYAKTGDGISSALQALAYLVKTGKQASEAFNPYVSYPQQLVNLLVDEKRPFDGIKGLDKLKQKVEDAGMRHLFRYSGTENKIRLLLEGRDETKLEEMMQECVVFFKGALA; encoded by the coding sequence GTGACACTTTTTGGAACAGATGGCGTACGCGGTAAAGCGGGTAAAAAAATAAGTGCTGTGAGTGCGATGCGTTTGGCGATGGCGACAGGGATTTATTTTAAAGCATCGGCGAAAACAAATAAAATCTTAGTGGGCAAGGATACGAGGCGAAGCGGCTATATGATAGAAAATGCGATTGTCTCGGGTTTGACAGCTGTGGGATTTGATGTGATACAAATAGGGCCCATGCCCACGCCGGCTATTGCTTTTTTGACTGAAAATATGCGTTGCGATGCGGGTATTATGATTTCTGCGAGTCACAATCCTTACTATGACAACGGAATTAAATTTTTTGATGCCCACGGCAATAAGCTCAATAGAGACAAAGAGGAGCAAATAGAAGCGATTTATGAAGATGATGATGCAATTTTGAGGGCGCAGGCAACCGGTAAAGAGATTGGAAAATCCAAAAGGATCGATGACGTTATCGGCCGCTACATTGTTCATATTAAAAATTCATTTCCAACTTCTATGACGCTGGCAGGTAAGCGCGTAGTTATCGATTGTGCTAATGGCGCAGGGTATATTGTGGGGCCGACTATTCTTCAAGAGCTGGGAGCAGATGTCATTGTAATTGGCGATAAGCCAAACGGATTCAACATTAACGAGGGGTGCGGTGCCATGCACCCCGAGCTTTTGGCTAAGGCCGTTGTGGAATATCGAGCAGATGTCGGTATAGCTCTTGATGGGGATGCGGACAGACTTGTGATGGTGGATGAAAAAGGGGAGATCGTAGACGGAGATAAACTGATAGCGGTACTTGCGATTCACTTGGAATCTGAAGGAAAACTCAGGGGCGGAGGAGTGGTAGCAACCGTGATGAGCAACCAAGGATTGGACGAGTATCTTTCTTCTAAGAATTTAACACTTTACCGAAGCAATGTGGGCGATAAGCATGTGGTTGAATTGATGCAGAATAAGGGTATTAATTTTGGCGGCGAACAAAGCGGGCATATTATTTTCTTGGACTACGCGAAAACAGGAGATGGAATTTCCAGTGCGCTGCAGGCGCTGGCCTATCTTGTAAAAACAGGAAAACAGGCAAGCGAAGCTTTCAACCCTTATGTTTCGTATCCCCAGCAGCTTGTCAATCTTTTAGTGGATGAAAAAAGACCGTTTGACGGCATTAAAGGGTTGGATAAATTAAAACAAAAAGTAGAAGATGCAGGCATGAGGCATCTTTTTAGGTATTCCGGCACAGAGAATAAAATTCGGCTTTTGCTTGAAGGCAGAGATGAAACAAAACTAGAAGAGATGATGCAGGAATGTGTTGTGTTTTTTAAGGGGGCTTTGGCTTAA
- a CDS encoding 30S ribosomal protein S20, with the protein MAHHKSAKKRILQTAVKTERNRYYRTRLKNITKAVHEAVAAADKAAATEAFKIANRQIHSFVSKGFLKKQTASRKVSRLHQMVNAIEAA; encoded by the coding sequence ATGGCACATCATAAGTCGGCAAAAAAACGTATTTTGCAAACTGCTGTAAAAACTGAAAGAAACAGATATTACAGAACCAGACTCAAAAACATCACAAAAGCGGTACATGAAGCAGTAGCGGCGGCAGACAAAGCAGCAGCAACTGAAGCGTTTAAAATAGCAAACAGACAAATTCATTCATTTGTAAGCAAAGGGTTTCTCAAAAAACAAACTGCTTCAAGAAAAGTAAGTCGCCTTCACCAAATGGTAAATGCTATCGAAGCTGCATAA
- a CDS encoding peptide chain release factor 1: protein MFKEKLLPFINRHNEISKLLSSPDIASDISRMTELSKEQSGLSELVEKAKLYIQTADAIEENKELLGDAELGELAKEELNQLEPMLPVLENEIKILMIPKDKNDDKNIFLELRAGAGGDESALFVADVFKMYTRYAEQVGWKVEIVSTSEGTAGGYKELIAQIKGKGVYSQLKYEAGTHRVQRVPDTETQGRVHTSAITLAVIPEVDDVEVDIKPNEIKMDVYRSSGCGGQSVNTTDSAVRLTHIPTGIVVAIQDEKSQHKNRDKAMKVLKARVYEAQMQKQLAETSSQRKLQVGSGDRSEKIRTYNYPQNRLTDHRIGLTLYALDDIMENGNLKLVIDPLIAHAQAELIQEAGL, encoded by the coding sequence ATGTTCAAAGAAAAACTTCTGCCTTTTATCAATAGACACAATGAAATCAGCAAACTTTTAAGTTCTCCGGATATTGCAAGTGATATTTCAAGAATGACCGAACTAAGCAAAGAACAATCCGGGCTCAGCGAACTTGTCGAAAAAGCCAAGCTTTATATTCAAACGGCTGACGCCATCGAAGAAAATAAAGAACTTTTAGGGGATGCGGAGTTGGGAGAATTGGCGAAAGAAGAATTAAACCAACTTGAACCGATGCTGCCTGTTTTGGAAAATGAGATTAAAATTCTCATGATTCCAAAAGACAAAAATGATGATAAAAATATTTTTTTAGAATTAAGGGCCGGAGCCGGAGGGGACGAAAGTGCTCTTTTTGTTGCCGATGTATTCAAAATGTACACAAGATATGCTGAACAAGTAGGCTGGAAAGTCGAGATTGTAAGTACCAGCGAAGGTACGGCAGGAGGCTACAAGGAGCTCATTGCACAAATCAAAGGCAAAGGGGTCTACTCTCAACTTAAATATGAAGCCGGAACACACCGTGTTCAAAGGGTACCGGATACCGAAACACAAGGACGCGTCCACACCTCAGCCATCACTCTTGCCGTGATACCGGAAGTGGATGATGTTGAAGTGGACATTAAACCCAATGAAATCAAAATGGATGTCTATCGCTCAAGCGGATGCGGAGGACAGTCAGTCAACACTACCGATTCTGCTGTCCGCCTAACCCATATCCCCACAGGAATTGTGGTTGCAATTCAAGATGAAAAATCACAGCACAAAAACCGAGACAAGGCGATGAAGGTTCTCAAGGCCAGAGTATATGAAGCGCAAATGCAAAAACAGCTTGCTGAAACTTCAAGTCAAAGGAAATTGCAAGTTGGCTCAGGCGACAGATCTGAAAAAATACGTACCTATAATTATCCGCAAAACAGATTGACAGATCACCGCATAGGACTTACTCTTTACGCACTTGATGATATCATGGAAAACGGCAATCTTAAACTTGTTATCGATCCGCTGATTGCGCACGCACAAGCTGAATTAATCCAAGAAGCAGGACTTTAA